A region from the Bifidobacteriaceae bacterium genome encodes:
- a CDS encoding DUF5615 family PIN-like protein has product MSAIRLLLDEHYPPALARLLRETGIDAVAITADRPLLMGAPDSEVLMAAVADGRVVVTEDVTTFPAAVKRVPGHLGIVYCRSRAFPRTRGGLQRLAASLQCLASDPPPGLGSAPLEWWLARV; this is encoded by the coding sequence GTGAGCGCTATCCGGCTTCTGCTGGACGAACACTATCCGCCCGCATTGGCCCGACTGCTGCGGGAGACGGGAATCGACGCCGTTGCGATCACGGCCGACAGGCCCCTGCTGATGGGGGCCCCAGACTCCGAAGTCCTCATGGCGGCCGTCGCCGACGGCCGGGTCGTGGTAACCGAGGATGTCACCACATTTCCGGCGGCCGTCAAGCGCGTGCCGGGACACCTGGGAATTGTCTACTGCCGCTCCCGGGCCTTCCCGCGCACGCGCGGCGGATTGCAGCGCCTCGCGGCCTCGTTGCAGTGTCTGGCTTCCGACCCGCCGCCGGGCCTCGGCTCCGCGCCGTTGGAGTGGTGGCTCGCGCGAGTTTAG
- the recF gene encoding DNA replication/repair protein RecF: protein MHLSDLALTDFRSYQDAVLHLETGVTTFVGGNGQGKTNLVEAVAYLATLSSHRTATDQALVRQGAEKAVIRARLARGDRAAQVSLEIVPGKANRALIGRAKVRPVELLGVTRAVGFVPEDLALVKGPPDLRRRFLDELTLQLRPSMAGGFADYQQVVRQRSALLKSLAGLGGEKRREGIGGLEIWDGPAAALGAAITVQRLALAEKLQPRVDQLYGQLAGGGGARLAYRPTVEAAAGDAVADVERKLLDAMAAARDREIDRGACLYGPHREELELTLGELPARGYASHGESWSLALALRLGSFQVIRAEVEDDPILILDDVFAELDTDRRQALTGLVAGVEQVLVTAAVRSDVPDGLTDRWQTVAGGRVSDDG, encoded by the coding sequence GTGCATCTGAGCGACCTCGCCTTGACTGACTTCCGGTCGTATCAGGATGCCGTTTTGCACCTTGAGACGGGGGTCACGACCTTCGTTGGCGGGAACGGGCAGGGCAAGACCAATTTGGTGGAGGCCGTCGCCTACCTGGCCACTTTGTCGTCGCACCGGACCGCCACCGACCAGGCGTTGGTCAGGCAAGGCGCCGAGAAAGCCGTCATCCGGGCGCGGCTGGCGCGCGGCGATCGGGCCGCGCAGGTCAGCCTGGAGATCGTCCCCGGGAAGGCGAACCGGGCGTTGATCGGCCGCGCCAAGGTCAGGCCCGTCGAACTGCTGGGAGTGACCAGGGCGGTCGGCTTCGTGCCGGAAGACCTAGCCTTGGTCAAAGGGCCGCCGGACCTCAGACGCCGCTTCCTCGACGAGTTGACGCTGCAACTCAGGCCCTCCATGGCCGGTGGCTTCGCCGACTACCAGCAAGTCGTCCGGCAGCGGTCCGCCCTGTTGAAGTCCCTGGCCGGGCTGGGCGGCGAAAAGCGGCGCGAAGGGATTGGCGGATTGGAAATCTGGGACGGCCCCGCGGCGGCGCTCGGCGCGGCGATCACCGTCCAGCGGCTCGCGCTGGCCGAAAAGCTGCAGCCCCGGGTCGACCAGCTTTACGGGCAGTTGGCCGGCGGGGGAGGCGCCCGTTTGGCGTACCGGCCAACGGTTGAGGCCGCGGCCGGCGATGCCGTGGCGGACGTCGAGCGCAAACTCCTGGACGCGATGGCGGCGGCCAGGGACCGGGAGATCGACCGCGGGGCGTGCCTCTACGGACCGCACCGCGAGGAGTTGGAGTTGACGCTGGGCGAACTGCCGGCGCGCGGATACGCGTCGCACGGCGAATCGTGGTCGCTCGCGTTGGCGCTGCGACTGGGGTCGTTTCAAGTGATCCGGGCGGAGGTGGAAGACGACCCGATCCTGATCTTGGACGACGTGTTCGCGGAATTGGACACGGACAGGCGCCAGGCCCTGACCGGCCTGGTGGCCGGCGTGGAACAGGTCCTGGTGACGGCGGCGGTCCGGAGCGACGTGCCGGACGGACTGACCGACCGCTGGCAGACCGTGGCCGGCGGCCGGGTGTCGGATGATGGCTGA
- a CDS encoding DUF721 domain-containing protein produces MAERAGRRGAGGEPRTAGSLGPGEGGLAGPRGAGQGGVGGSGSAAGEVPADGRPSGPSGEGRDGGEIAAEPGSAAQKAVLARIMRGSTRFKGRRAEAAQWSNSRDPKTAGELVDELIAVEGWQTDASAGLLLADWPRIVGPQVAAHCQVVGLEEGKLTVKADSSPWATEIRLLIPQLRAAIDKHVGPGLVTQVEVLGPEARRAGRRRT; encoded by the coding sequence ATGGCTGAGCGGGCAGGCCGGCGGGGAGCCGGCGGCGAACCGCGAACCGCCGGATCGCTGGGGCCTGGCGAAGGCGGGCTCGCCGGACCACGCGGGGCCGGGCAAGGCGGGGTCGGCGGTTCGGGCTCGGCGGCGGGCGAGGTCCCAGCCGACGGCCGTCCGTCCGGCCCGTCCGGCGAAGGCCGGGACGGAGGGGAGATAGCGGCCGAGCCGGGATCGGCCGCGCAGAAGGCGGTGCTGGCCAGGATCATGCGCGGATCCACCAGGTTCAAGGGCCGCCGGGCCGAGGCGGCCCAGTGGTCGAACAGCCGCGACCCGAAGACGGCCGGAGAACTGGTTGATGAGCTCATAGCGGTCGAGGGTTGGCAGACCGACGCGTCGGCGGGCCTGCTGTTGGCCGACTGGCCCCGGATTGTGGGACCGCAGGTGGCCGCGCACTGCCAGGTGGTCGGCTTGGAAGAGGGCAAACTGACCGTCAAGGCCGACTCGTCGCCGTGGGCCACCGAGATCAGGCTGCTGATCCCGCAATTGCGCGCGGCCATCGACAAACATGTGGGTCCAGGCCTGGTCACCCAAGTCGAGGTGCTCGGCCCGGAGGCCCGCCGGGCCGGTCGCCGCCGAACCTGA
- the gyrB gene encoding DNA topoisomerase (ATP-hydrolyzing) subunit B: MPDKANATPPEQPHYDADDITVLEGLDAVRKRPGMYIGSTGERGLHHLVYEVVDNSVDEALAGFATRILVTILPDGALRVEDNGRGIPVAMHTTEQKNALELVMTVLHAGGKFGGGGYTVSGGLHGVGVSVVNALSTRLDAEVYRDGFVWKMSFDHGSPIGEIERGAPTGRTGTVITFWPNPDIFETVDFDFETLRLRFMQMAFLNKGLTISLTDQRPGHDTGEEGPEEAGTVRAVTYRFDKGLIDYVEHFNAARKSEPVNPEVIYFESEAPDSSISVEIAMQWTTAYSEAVHTFANTINTTDGGTHEEGFRAALTSLINRYARDKNLLKDKDDNLTGEDVREGLTAVISVKLKEPQFEGQTKTKLGNTEAKTFVQKVVGERLGDWLDSHPAEAKDIIRKAMQAGAARLAARKAREATRRKGLLESGGMPGKLKDCSSRDPAVSEIFIVEGDSAGGSAIRGRNPETQAILPIRGKILNVEKARLDRALSNAEIQALITAFGTGIGEDFDLGKLRYHKIVLMADADVDGKHIQTLLLTLLYRYMPWLIKNGNVFLAQPPLYRLKWTNAEHQFAYSDRERDQLLAAGAESGKRIPKDNGIQRYKGLGEMNYQELWETTMDPEQRTLLQITMEEAAAVEETFSILMGEDVESRKAFIQRNAHDVRFLDI, translated from the coding sequence CTGCCCGACAAGGCCAACGCCACACCTCCAGAGCAACCCCATTACGACGCTGACGACATCACGGTCCTAGAAGGCCTTGACGCGGTCCGGAAGCGCCCGGGCATGTACATCGGCTCGACCGGCGAGCGCGGCCTGCACCACCTTGTCTATGAAGTTGTGGACAACTCTGTGGACGAGGCCCTGGCGGGCTTCGCCACCCGCATCCTGGTGACCATCCTGCCGGACGGCGCCCTGAGGGTGGAGGACAACGGCCGGGGCATCCCCGTGGCCATGCACACCACCGAGCAGAAGAACGCCCTCGAGCTGGTCATGACCGTGCTGCACGCCGGCGGCAAGTTCGGCGGCGGCGGCTACACCGTCTCCGGCGGCCTGCACGGCGTTGGCGTCTCGGTGGTCAACGCCCTGTCGACGCGGCTGGACGCGGAGGTCTACCGCGACGGCTTCGTCTGGAAGATGTCGTTCGACCACGGCTCGCCGATCGGGGAGATCGAACGCGGGGCGCCCACCGGGCGCACCGGCACCGTGATCACGTTCTGGCCGAACCCGGACATCTTCGAGACCGTCGACTTCGACTTCGAGACCCTGCGGCTCCGGTTCATGCAGATGGCGTTCCTGAACAAAGGCCTGACCATCTCGCTGACCGACCAGCGTCCCGGCCACGACACGGGCGAGGAGGGCCCCGAAGAGGCGGGCACCGTCCGGGCCGTCACCTACCGATTCGACAAGGGCCTGATCGACTACGTGGAGCACTTCAACGCCGCCCGCAAGAGCGAGCCGGTCAACCCGGAGGTCATCTACTTCGAGTCGGAGGCGCCCGACTCCTCGATCTCGGTGGAGATCGCGATGCAGTGGACCACCGCCTATTCGGAGGCCGTCCACACGTTCGCCAACACGATCAACACCACGGACGGCGGCACCCACGAGGAAGGCTTCCGGGCCGCGTTGACGTCGCTGATCAACCGCTACGCGCGCGACAAGAACCTTCTCAAGGACAAAGACGACAACCTGACCGGCGAAGACGTCCGCGAGGGTCTGACCGCGGTGATCTCGGTCAAGCTTAAAGAGCCGCAGTTCGAGGGCCAGACCAAAACCAAACTGGGCAACACCGAGGCGAAAACCTTTGTCCAGAAAGTCGTCGGCGAACGCCTGGGGGACTGGCTCGACTCGCACCCGGCGGAGGCCAAGGACATCATCCGCAAAGCCATGCAGGCGGGCGCGGCGCGCCTGGCGGCCCGGAAGGCCCGCGAGGCGACCAGGCGCAAAGGGCTGCTCGAATCCGGCGGCATGCCCGGCAAGCTGAAAGACTGCTCCTCGCGGGATCCCGCCGTGTCGGAGATCTTCATTGTGGAGGGCGACTCGGCCGGCGGCTCGGCCATCCGGGGCCGCAACCCGGAAACGCAGGCGATCCTCCCCATCCGGGGCAAGATCCTGAACGTGGAGAAGGCGCGCCTGGACCGCGCCCTCTCAAACGCGGAAATCCAAGCGCTGATCACCGCGTTCGGGACCGGCATTGGCGAAGACTTCGACCTGGGCAAGCTCCGGTACCACAAGATCGTGCTAATGGCGGACGCGGACGTGGACGGGAAACACATCCAGACGCTGCTGCTGACCCTCCTCTACCGCTACATGCCCTGGCTGATCAAGAACGGGAACGTGTTCCTGGCCCAGCCGCCGTTGTACCGGCTGAAATGGACCAACGCGGAGCATCAATTCGCCTATTCGGACCGGGAACGCGACCAATTGCTGGCCGCCGGGGCGGAATCCGGCAAGCGCATTCCCAAAGATAACGGCATCCAGCGCTACAAGGGCCTGGGCGAAATGAACTACCAGGAGCTTTGGGAGACCACCATGGACCCGGAGCAGCGGACCCTGCTCCAAATCACCATGGAAGAGGCCGCCGCGGTGGAGGAGACCTTTTCGATCCTGATGGGCGAAGACGTCGAATCCCGCAAAGCCTTCATCCAGCGCAACGCCCACGACGTGCGTTTCCTCGACATCTGA
- the gyrA gene encoding DNA gyrase subunit A encodes MGGQGEDGGAGNAGVIVDAGRIEPVDLQTEMRRSYLDYAMSVIVGRALPDIRDGLKPVHRRVIYAMYDGGYRPDRGYSKCTRVVGEVMGQYHPHGDSAIYDTLVRLVQDWSLRYPLVDGQGNFGSPGDDGAAAPRYTECRMAPLAMEMVRDIERDTVDFQDNYDGRTKEPVVLPARFPNLLVNGSAGIAVGMATNVPPHNLREVAAGVQWHLDHPEASREELLEALIERIPGPDFPTGALILGVKGIKDAYRTGRGSITMRAVVEVEEIGGRNALVVTELPYQVNPDRLAARIGELVKDGRIQGIADLRDESSGRTGQRLVILLKRDAVPKVVLNNLYKQTQLQDTFGANMLALVDGVPRARTLDSFVRHWTTHQLQVVVRRTRFLLREAEARAHILRGYLKALDALDDVIALIRASASVEIARQGLIGLLEVDEVQANAILEMQLRRLAALERQKIIDEHNAIEVRIADYQDILGNPDRQRRIVADELQEIVARFGDERRTRILPFEGEVTDEDLIPEEDVVVTITRGGYAKRTRVDQYRSQRRGGKGVKGAQLREDDVVEHFFTTTTHHWLLFFTNFGRVYRTKGYELPEGGRDAKGQHVANMLAFQPGERIAQVLAIKDYHQAEYLVLATKRGLVKKTFLADYDSTRSGGIIAINLREDADGVSDEVVSARLVDSSMDLLLVSRKGMSIRFTAWDEALRPMGRATSGVTGMRFRRGDELLAMDVVRDGADVFVVTEGGFAKRTPVGEYRVQGRGGLGIKVAKLAEQRGDLVGALITDPEDEVMVIMEGGKVVRSRVDEVPAKGRDTMGVVFAKPDSGDRIIAVARNVERAVAVEGVDAPPDGSAGEPAAEQPEVEAAAPPASDAPGATADHADDAVPPEPDSSAGSTDG; translated from the coding sequence ATCGGCGGCCAAGGCGAAGACGGCGGGGCCGGAAACGCCGGCGTGATTGTGGACGCCGGGCGGATCGAGCCGGTGGACCTCCAAACCGAAATGCGGCGGTCCTACCTGGACTACGCGATGAGCGTGATTGTGGGCCGGGCGCTGCCGGACATCCGCGACGGGCTCAAACCGGTGCACCGGCGGGTCATCTACGCGATGTACGACGGCGGGTACAGGCCGGACCGCGGCTATTCGAAATGCACGCGCGTGGTCGGCGAGGTCATGGGCCAATACCACCCGCACGGCGACTCGGCCATTTACGACACGTTGGTGCGCCTGGTCCAGGACTGGTCGCTGCGCTACCCGCTGGTGGACGGGCAGGGCAACTTCGGCTCGCCGGGGGACGACGGCGCCGCCGCGCCAAGGTACACCGAATGTCGCATGGCCCCGCTCGCCATGGAGATGGTGCGGGACATCGAACGCGACACCGTCGACTTTCAGGACAACTACGACGGGCGCACCAAAGAACCCGTCGTGCTGCCGGCCAGATTCCCGAACTTGCTGGTCAACGGGTCGGCCGGGATCGCGGTCGGGATGGCCACGAACGTGCCGCCGCACAACCTCCGCGAGGTCGCGGCCGGCGTGCAATGGCACCTGGACCACCCCGAGGCCTCGCGCGAGGAACTGCTTGAGGCGCTGATCGAGCGCATCCCCGGCCCGGATTTCCCCACCGGCGCGCTGATCCTGGGTGTCAAAGGCATCAAAGACGCCTACCGGACTGGGCGCGGCTCCATCACCATGCGGGCCGTCGTGGAAGTCGAGGAAATCGGCGGGCGCAACGCCCTAGTGGTCACCGAACTGCCGTACCAGGTCAACCCCGACCGGCTGGCGGCGCGGATCGGGGAACTGGTCAAAGACGGGCGCATCCAGGGGATAGCGGACCTGCGCGACGAATCGTCCGGGCGGACCGGGCAGCGGTTGGTCATCCTCTTGAAAAGGGACGCGGTTCCCAAGGTGGTGCTGAACAACCTCTACAAGCAGACGCAACTCCAAGACACCTTCGGTGCCAACATGTTGGCGCTGGTGGACGGCGTGCCAAGGGCGCGGACCCTCGACTCGTTCGTGCGGCACTGGACCACCCACCAACTGCAGGTCGTGGTGCGCCGCACGCGCTTCCTGCTCAGGGAAGCCGAGGCCCGCGCCCACATCCTGCGCGGCTACCTCAAAGCGCTGGACGCCCTTGACGACGTGATCGCGCTGATCAGAGCCTCGGCGTCGGTCGAAATCGCCAGGCAGGGCCTGATCGGGCTGCTGGAGGTGGACGAGGTCCAGGCCAACGCCATCCTGGAAATGCAGCTGAGGCGGCTGGCCGCCCTGGAACGGCAGAAAATCATCGACGAGCACAACGCCATCGAGGTCCGGATCGCGGACTACCAGGACATCCTGGGGAACCCCGACCGGCAGCGGCGGATCGTGGCAGACGAACTCCAGGAGATCGTGGCGCGGTTCGGCGACGAGCGCCGCACCCGCATCCTGCCGTTCGAAGGCGAGGTCACCGACGAGGACCTGATCCCCGAAGAAGACGTGGTGGTCACCATCACGCGCGGCGGCTACGCGAAACGGACCCGCGTGGACCAATACCGCTCGCAGCGCCGGGGCGGCAAGGGCGTCAAAGGCGCCCAGTTGCGGGAGGACGACGTGGTGGAGCACTTCTTCACCACCACCACGCACCATTGGCTGCTGTTCTTCACCAACTTCGGCCGCGTCTACCGGACCAAAGGCTACGAGCTGCCCGAAGGCGGCCGCGACGCCAAAGGCCAGCACGTCGCCAACATGCTGGCGTTCCAACCCGGCGAGCGGATCGCGCAGGTGCTCGCCATCAAGGACTACCACCAGGCCGAATACCTGGTCCTGGCCACCAAACGCGGCCTGGTCAAGAAGACGTTCCTGGCGGACTACGACTCGACCCGCTCCGGCGGGATAATCGCCATCAACCTCCGGGAGGACGCGGACGGCGTCAGCGACGAGGTGGTGTCCGCCCGCCTGGTCGACTCCTCCATGGACCTCCTCCTGGTCTCCCGCAAAGGCATGTCGATCCGGTTCACCGCCTGGGACGAGGCCCTGCGCCCAATGGGGCGCGCGACCTCCGGCGTGACCGGCATGCGGTTCAGGCGCGGCGACGAGCTCCTGGCCATGGACGTGGTGCGAGACGGCGCGGACGTGTTCGTGGTCACCGAGGGCGGGTTCGCCAAGCGCACGCCGGTCGGCGAATACCGGGTGCAGGGCCGGGGCGGCCTGGGCATCAAAGTCGCCAAACTCGCCGAGCAGCGCGGCGACCTGGTGGGCGCGCTGATCACCGACCCGGAGGACGAGGTCATGGTCATCATGGAGGGCGGCAAAGTGGTCCGCTCCCGCGTCGACGAGGTCCCCGCCAAGGGCCGCGACACCATGGGCGTGGTGTTCGCCAAACCAGACAGCGGCGACCGGATCATCGCGGTGGCCCGCAACGTTGAGCGCGCCGTCGCGGTGGAGGGCGTGGACGCCCCGCCTGACGGGTCGGCCGGGGAGCCGGCCGCGGAGCAGCCGGAGGTGGAAGCCGCCGCGCCGCCCGCAAGTGACGCTCCCGGCGCCACAGCCGACCACGCCGACGATGCCGTCCCGCCAGAACCGGACTCGTCCGCCGGTAGCACGGATGGTTGA
- a CDS encoding DUF3566 domain-containing protein, with the protein MSSEHDSAPASKPPDDSGHAESGAVAVERKPVQAKSTARSGHAVEPPPSIRPKSKPKPIVGSAAPVKRVGHGDGESGPSHPKTGASTAGSKRSYRTTRSVPVVVGEQVAKKPANVGAVTGPPRASARAAVSGSAGTGVGAGPGSAASAASTTQTAVKGVDPGTFTQVVAAAAGIEAAGTATVATDAKTKAKGPKRVKLNLSYVAPLSVMKISFLVSVAMGIAFVVAIFILWTVLNDRHIFTQIDAMITEVVGKNRPDALNILQYVEQGRIMSGAAIIAVIDVIVFTIISTLVAVIYNIIAALVGGVRVTLKER; encoded by the coding sequence ATGAGCAGTGAACACGATTCGGCGCCCGCCTCGAAACCGCCAGACGATTCGGGCCACGCCGAATCGGGCGCCGTGGCCGTGGAACGCAAGCCGGTCCAAGCCAAGAGCACGGCGCGGTCCGGCCATGCCGTGGAGCCGCCGCCGTCAATCCGGCCGAAGTCGAAGCCGAAGCCGATCGTGGGTTCCGCCGCCCCGGTCAAACGGGTGGGGCACGGCGACGGCGAATCGGGCCCCAGCCATCCGAAGACCGGCGCCTCGACCGCTGGATCCAAGCGCTCCTACCGCACCACCCGGTCCGTGCCGGTGGTGGTGGGGGAACAGGTGGCGAAGAAGCCCGCCAACGTCGGGGCGGTCACCGGGCCGCCCCGCGCCAGCGCGCGCGCCGCCGTGTCCGGCTCGGCTGGGACGGGCGTCGGGGCTGGGCCGGGAAGCGCGGCATCGGCGGCAAGCACCACCCAAACCGCTGTGAAAGGCGTCGATCCTGGGACGTTCACGCAGGTGGTCGCGGCCGCGGCCGGGATTGAGGCCGCCGGCACGGCCACAGTCGCGACCGACGCCAAAACCAAAGCGAAAGGGCCGAAGCGGGTCAAGCTGAACCTGTCCTACGTGGCGCCGCTCTCAGTCATGAAAATCTCCTTCCTCGTGTCCGTGGCCATGGGGATCGCCTTCGTGGTCGCGATCTTCATCCTGTGGACCGTGCTCAACGACCGGCACATCTTCACTCAGATCGACGCCATGATCACCGAGGTGGTCGGCAAGAACCGGCCCGACGCGCTGAACATCCTGCAATACGTGGAGCAGGGGCGGATCATGTCCGGGGCGGCCATCATCGCCGTGATCGACGTGATCGTGTTCACCATCATCTCCACCCTGGTGGCGGTGATCTACAACATCATCGCCGCGCTGGTCGGAGGCGTGCGGGTGACCCTCAAGGAACGCTGA
- a CDS encoding DLW-39 family protein: MKKFLIVLGLAAVALLVYRKVAQDRAELDLWAEVTDPVD; encoded by the coding sequence ATGAAGAAGTTTCTGATCGTCCTTGGGCTGGCCGCCGTGGCCTTGCTGGTCTACCGCAAAGTCGCGCAAGACCGAGCCGAACTGGACCTTTGGGCGGAAGTGACCGACCCGGTCGACTGA